DNA sequence from the Candidatus Zixiibacteriota bacterium genome:
AGAGCGTGCTGAAGGTTACAAGCGCAAGGTCTCTCACCGGACCACCCTTCCATGCCGACGCGCAAGACCGCGTCGGTGACGGTTTCGTTCCGCTCGTTTTAGACGAGCCACGCCGCGCCTTGTTTACCGAAAGGGCGAAGTGCCGTCTCCTCTTTCTCCGACGCGCGGCTGCCGTAAGAACCCGTTCGATGAGCCAGCGGGCCGGAGCGAAAAATCGCTCCGCCGCGACCATCGCCGAAAAGCCCGGCGCCCACGCTAGGAGCGATCCGGGGCGACGGAAACCCGGCACAGCTTTTTCGAAATCGTCGGCGCTCGCCGACAAGCCGCCCTCGCGAGCGAGGTCCTCTTTTTCAAGACGTGCGTGTAAATCATCTCACAGGATCGGTGTAATGACTGGTGGCCGGGAAAACCCATTGCCAGCCCCATTCTTTCCCCCGTTGGAAGACCTGCGCCCCGGCCAGCGCAGCCCCACCCGCCCCAGGCCTTGCCGTAAATCCTCCTCGTGAAGCCGTTTGACCTCGCGCAGGTGTTGCAGGTCAAAGGTAAAGATTCGACCCCCTTTCGCCACTATCACGCTTCGCATCGGATTGCATCCTGGAGGCGACTCCATTGTGGTTCTTGGAGGCCAATGCTCAGCGCTGAGCGGCGCGCGCCATTCGCGTCCGCTCCAGCGTTTTGTTGGGTGCGTACTTGCGCACGATCAAGTGCCCCAGCCCGTGGCTTTGGGCTGGCGGAGCGAGTTTCTCAATAACCACGCGGTAGACCTGATTGTCGTTGGGGATAATCGGGACAAAACGCCGAATTGCCTTTGAGCCACCGATACGGCCCTGAAGAGCATCGAGAATGTCTTTAAGACGGTTGTCGACGTCGTGTGTCAACAAAGCACCGCCCTCCAGGTAGAGCCGGACAATAACTTCCAGTTTGTCTTCCGCCCGATACACCGCGCCCACCAGTTTTGCCTGCCGATAAATTGCTTCGCGCCATGCGAGTCGCGGGTGAACATAAGAAGGAAGGCGAATCTTGAACTTTAGAGGCCGCTTAGCCATTTGGCACCCAACGTCGTGCTCTGCGGCCGGCCGCAGCCGAGCGGGTGAAATGAGACCGGTCCCTCGCGGGCCGTCCGCAGCAGCACAGGGTTAGACGCCAACCTTGTCGTGATGCTTCCATGGAAACAGCTCCTCGGGTGTTATTGAGTGCTCCTGGGTAAGCCTATCGCCGATTTGCTCGACAATCGAGACGACCGTTTTGGGAAAGTCATTGCCTCCCGGAGTATTGACCCCAAGAAGGAAGCCCTCGTAGTCGCCGTTGAAGATCTTGCTTAGTTTCTTGTCGATGTCGGCCTTGGTCATCGGCTTCTTCGTCTTCTTGTCCAAGATGTGACCGACAACAGTATTACGGAAATCGCGAACACCTCGTCTCTCTAGCTCTTTCCGCAGCTCTCGCGAAGCCTCCCGGACATCCTTCGGGAAGAGCTCGTGATAGCAGTCGTACACCTCTTGCCATTTCGACAGCGTCGCTACCAGATGCCAAATGCACATGCGGTGCACTGTGACCTTGAACTCGTGGCTTACTTTTGATTGAAGGGCACGCGCATCCAGCCAACCCATTGCCCGAGAGGCAATTACGAGGTCGCCGACGAACTCGTTGAGCAACCTAGTGGCTTCGATCGCGTGTATGCGCTCGGTTCGACGCACTTGCCGTCTAACGCTGGCAGTCAGATAAAGATAGGCGTCAAATCTTTTGTTGACAGCTTCGGCGAATCACGTCCACCCTTTGCCGAAACTTCGCATCGGATTGCATCCTGGAGGCGACTCCATGACACGCCCACCCCACCACCATCGCCAAGCAGCCCCTACCACAACACCCCATCAACTGCCAACAAAAGACTTGACACCCTGGGTTCTTTTTCAGGCCTTGCCGCAAATCCTCCTCGTGAAGCCGTTTGACCGCGCGCAGGTGTTACAGGTCAAAGGTAAAGATTCGACCCCATTTCGCCAAAGATTCGATCCCCTTTCGCCACAGCTATCCGGCTGCTAGTACTGAGCCGGTTCGATGGTTCTCGGGGGCGAGAATGTGGGGTGTGTCCGGAGTCGGACCTGCGGCAATACAGGGAATAACACTAGTTTTCGTAACACCCTCTATTCTGCGACGGTCTCCATCGAGCAAGGTAGAAATCGCCCCAACGAAATCACAGGCCAGGAGGCTAACTTCGTTAAAGCGTTGACGACCGTGTTTCGTCTATCTGTGATTTTATCTTGGAAAGCCTAGCGCCTAGATCATCTAGTCCGTATTCCTTTGCGGCATCTAGTAGTAAATTACAGAAAGTTTGGAGGGCATAATCTAAGGCGACAGTCGCCCATAAAAGTGAGGTCGGGGGCTTTTTCAGGGAGATCGGTTCGCCGGGCTGTGGCACGAACTGGAGCAAATCAGCGATATGGGCCGGCTGACAGGCTAGGCGGTATATATCGACGTACCAGGGGGATAGATTCGCGTCTTTCGCCAGCGCAAAAAGCCGTGTGTTTTGGAAATGGTCCCACGCGCTTTCCAAACCTTTGGTACTATCCCGGAGTGCCTGTTCCCAGATTCTAACATCGGCCATTTCTGCATTCCTGGGGCTAAGCTTGAAGTGCTTACGTTGTTCGTCCACACTCCTCGCCCAGACAAGCGTCGCCCTTGTATCCGTGGTATCAGCGCCGACCCACTGCAAGTAGACATAGGACTCAAGGAGAGTCTTCAGATGATGGCAGGCTTCTAGGCGCTCGTTTTTTGCGTCGTGCAGGATGCAATGGAACGAATGATACATCTTTAACGCCAGGCCGATGAGAACGCGGTCACGGATCGACAGTTGCCGCGATTCACGAGAAAGCCTTTCCTGGACTGTCTCGGCAATCGTCTCCGCAAGTTTGGAAAGCCTATGCGCAAGCCGAAGGTACCGTCGGAGCTTCGCTCTGGACATCGACGAGATGCTACAACAGGCGCGGCTGTGGGGTCAATTCGTGGCCGGAGTCCTGTGGTCGTTCAGCGAAAATGTCACCCCAAAACTGTTCAGCGATTATGTCACCCTCTGAGCTAGGATTTTCTTTGCCAAGGAGGGGGTCGGATGAGCGAGGGGGAGATAAGGGTGAGTCAGCA
Encoded proteins:
- a CDS encoding DUF5677 domain-containing protein, with protein sequence MSRAKLRRYLRLAHRLSKLAETIAETVQERLSRESRQLSIRDRVLIGLALKMYHSFHCILHDAKNERLEACHHLKTLLESYVYLQWVGADTTDTRATLVWARSVDEQRKHFKLSPRNAEMADVRIWEQALRDSTKGLESAWDHFQNTRLFALAKDANLSPWYVDIYRLACQPAHIADLLQFVPQPGEPISLKKPPTSLLWATVALDYALQTFCNLLLDAAKEYGLDDLGARLSKIKSQIDETRSSTL